The genomic DNA GCTGAAATTGCAAGTGCACTCGGCTACCTTCATTCCCTGCACATCGTTTACAGGTAAACAACAGTCCTACAGCACCCTCTAGTGGACATATGTGGACAAAGACATTGATAGAGAAAACACATCAGCTCTGATGAATAATCCGTCTTTTGTTTTCACTCGCAGGGACCTGAAGCCAGAGAACATCCTGTTAGACTCACAAGGCCACATTGTCCTGACAGACTTTGGTCTCTGCAAGGAAGGTCTCGAGCCCAGTGGCACCACGACAACCTTCTGCGGGACTCCCGAGGTACAGAACAATCTCTAGACCATCACACCATCTAATTATCACAGAAACGCCACTGAGGATTAATTATAAATGAACTTGTATTGACTTGTTGCCGTCTTTGCAGTACTTGGCCCCCGAGGTTCTGCAGAAGCAGGCGTACGACCGCACGGTGGACTGGTGGTGTCTGGGATCTGTGCTCTACGAGATGCTCTATGGACTTGTGAGTGAAatctttagatttttttatgacATCTGTCCTGAGAGATTTATTCGTAGTCAAATCTCCGGTGTTCATTTCTGAGGTCAAGGAATCACCCCTAAACTCGGATTTCCACGTAGGAAGCTCAAAGTAACCTCAGTATCCAGAGTTAGGATTGAATAGCTGACAGGAATAGCACTTCTGTCTCATTTGTTCCACAGTAAATCTTAAGTCCTACTTACagtactgttttatttttgccgTAGTTATGCTTTTTTTGTGCGCCAAATACAGAGTAGATGTTGTTCAACTAGTATCGCCAACAATGGCTAGCCCGCTGTCCCTGTGGGTGACATCGCGCCAGGTGCAGAGTTCCAACTTAAATATACACAGTGAATTGACTTGGTGAAAGCAGCAGGGACAGGATGTAGGTGTGGCCAGGTAAATGGCGGGAAACACATTTGGAGGTAGATTGTGGAAACATGTGACCACAATCCTGAGCATCCTCTGGACACAAAAGACAACGTTCCTTCAGCTGTCGTCCAGCaagtgtgattttcttttgcGTATTTGAGGCATGTAATCTAAATTTCTCAGGACGGATGTTGATACCagatctgtctgtttgtttctaCAACAAATTAACTCAAATTTCCCTCACGATTCCttcacagcctccattttacaGTCGCAACACAGCTGAGATGTACAACAACATCCTGCACAAGGCGCCGGTGCTCAAACCCAACGTGTCCAATTCAGGCAGAGAACTGCTGGAGGGTCTCCTGCAGAAGGACCGAACCAAGAGGCTGGGAGTGAGGGACGATTTTGTAAGTATCCAACTCTGACTTTGGCTGACTTTGGAGAACtgtgtgaagtgtgtttgtttgttgtcagtcTGCTCATCtggattctctctctccctgcagcttGAACTCAAGTACCACTCCTTCTTTTCCCCGATCAACTGGGACGACCTGATGGCCAAGAAGATCACGCCGCCGTTTATTCCCTCAGTGGTACGTTTGATTTAGGATTCTGTGGATCATTCTTCATCATCTCTACATACtatttgaaaacagtgaaaactacCTCAAAACTTCCACCTTCTCGATAATTAAACAGTTGAAATAATCAAATAGAGCCACAACATCACAGCTATTAGAATTTCGTTACACAGAATTCACCACAACAGCTGATTTATTCAGCTTTAACagtaagtgtttgtgttgcatcaAGTCTGttgacctctgctgccacccactGGCTTTGTCCAGTGCTGCACCTTAGGTTACATTTATGCTTCAAGACCTccatcacagcatttgctgccAAATCATTTTTAGGGTGTACCTTAAATAAAGTAGTAAAATATTCAATCTACATACAATCAGACAAACAGAGATTAtaaggggtggagtggctcagtggttaagaccggtaccctatgtgcgaaaaacatcatggtcgcaatggtcgcaagttcgattccacccctcgctgattgtactcaataccattgtaagtcgctttggataaaagcgtctgctaaatgacatgtaatgtaataacaatTCAAGAAGACGATTTTACATGTTGTTGCTCCAACATCATAGAAAACTAATCCCACCTTCTGTATTCTTTCACAGAGTGGTCCCACAGACCTGCGACACTTTGACCCTGAGTTCACCCACCTGCCCGTGTCGTCATCCCTGTGCAACGACTCCATGACTGTGAGCAGCAGTGTCAAGGAAGCAGCTGGAGCCTTCCCGGGCTTCTCTTACGGGCCTCCGGCAGAACACTCCTTCATGTGAGCGCCATTATCTTCTCctggaaacaaaacagagagagtgagagaaatgGGACAAAAGCTCTGGACTAATAGCCTTATTTTGGGCAGAGGGACCACAGAGGGGCACTGCAACAAAAATTCTGATGAATCGATTTAAGTGGTTAACGGACAGGAACCGGTGAGGAGCAAGTCTTGAGGGATCTCTGTGTTTGACTGGACAGATGTGGATTCTCATGTTACGACACCACCCCGAAAACACCAACAATATACGCGTACATGAGTGCCAAGTACGGATGCACCCTGGGGTCAAAACACATCGCTCCCTGATGACTGTGTACCTCACAGCGACTGGTGACGTGACATGAGGAGGAAGTGCCTGAGGATCAAAGGCAGTTTGGACAGTGACGGCAGCTCTGACCACGAAGAGCAaggtttaacaaaaaaaataaataaataaattgtttggACTTTTTTGATGAGCTGTACAGGGTCACGCCTTCATTACATGCCcacatatgtttaaaaaaatgctgtcTTCATGTTGACAaatttgtcttgttgttt from Solea senegalensis isolate Sse05_10M linkage group LG20, IFAPA_SoseM_1, whole genome shotgun sequence includes the following:
- the si:ch211-195b13.1 gene encoding STKc_SGK domain-containing protein isoform X1, whose protein sequence is MAVTEAGCDLTYCKMRGIVAVLAAFIKERKMGLNDFIQKLVSTPHICQHVEVNALMKIDENQNEENNQLPDNPMCLSSLADESQIKPCDFDYLKIIGKGSFGKVLLARHKESTNYYAVKVLQKKIILKKKEQKHIMAERSVLMKNIKHPFLVGLHYSFQTTDKLYFVLDYVNGGELFYHLQRERIFLEPRARFYAAEIASALGYLHSLHIVYRDLKPENILLDSQGHIVLTDFGLCKEGLEPSGTTTTFCGTPEYLAPEVLQKQAYDRTVDWWCLGSVLYEMLYGLPPFYSRNTAEMYNNILHKAPVLKPNVSNSGRELLEGLLQKDRTKRLGVRDDFLELKYHSFFSPINWDDLMAKKITPPFIPSVSGPTDLRHFDPEFTHLPVSSSLCNDSMTVSSSVKEAAGAFPGFSYGPPAEHSFM
- the si:ch211-195b13.1 gene encoding STKc_SGK domain-containing protein isoform X2; translation: MKTGKKSFIAFIKERKMGLNDFIQKLVSTPHICQHVEVNALMKIDENQNEENNQLPDNPMCLSSLADESQIKPCDFDYLKIIGKGSFGKVLLARHKESTNYYAVKVLQKKIILKKKEQKHIMAERSVLMKNIKHPFLVGLHYSFQTTDKLYFVLDYVNGGELFYHLQRERIFLEPRARFYAAEIASALGYLHSLHIVYRDLKPENILLDSQGHIVLTDFGLCKEGLEPSGTTTTFCGTPEYLAPEVLQKQAYDRTVDWWCLGSVLYEMLYGLPPFYSRNTAEMYNNILHKAPVLKPNVSNSGRELLEGLLQKDRTKRLGVRDDFLELKYHSFFSPINWDDLMAKKITPPFIPSVSGPTDLRHFDPEFTHLPVSSSLCNDSMTVSSSVKEAAGAFPGFSYGPPAEHSFM